GAGGAGTGAGTGCTTCTGCTTACTGTCACCACCCTACAGGGTGGAAACCAAGGAGCTCCAGGGGGCCAAGGGGCTGCTGATCCCCGGggctctgctttgttttcttccaggagGCTATAGCAGGGAGAAATGCTGGTGGAAAGCTCTGAGCTTTGCACTGCTGACTAAAAATCTTCTGCATGTGACTCTGTCCCATCTGCCACAAAGGACTGTTCACATTTTCCATTCTTGACTCTATGTGGCTGCTCTGAACATCCCAGGTTATCTGTGCACAAACCAACTGCCTTTCCTACTGCTTGGCTCTTGATAGCTGACCAGCCTTCATCACTGCTCAGTGCCCATGCCAGGGTCACTGAGGCAGTTAGCACAGTGTTaagatacatttattttttcttttgggagCCCAGTAGGTAAGAGTTCGGATTCTCCCTCTCTCAGGAGGTTCCTGACTCTGCAGTGGATCTTCAGAGGTAGGAGCACTGCAGAAGTCCTGGGTATCCTGGAGCTCCCATATAGCACAGGAAAAATCTATTATGGGAAAGCTGCTAATAGCAGAGGTAAGCTCTTACCCACATTTTCCACTGGTGTTACAGACTCTGGAGAATCAGCTTGTTTCAGCCAGGTTCCCAAACTGCTTTTTGGTGTTTATCCAAAACAAGCCTGTGCATTGACATTTCCTATCCCAAAATTGTCTAACCAAATTAAAGGAATGAACCCAGTTGCACAGATGCTGCTCCATTATGCTTCTACAACTGGAGTGGGGCCAGAACACAACCCCAGCTCAacttccct
This DNA window, taken from Pseudopipra pipra isolate bDixPip1 chromosome 3, bDixPip1.hap1, whole genome shotgun sequence, encodes the following:
- the LOC135411335 gene encoding uncharacterized protein LOC135411335 isoform X2, with amino-acid sequence MFKVGKSSDSPSLRRFLTLQWIFRGRSTAEVLGILELPYSTGKIYYGKAANSRGKLLPTFSTGVTDSGESACFSQVPKLLFGVYPKQACALTFPIPKLSNQIKGMNPVAQMLLHYASTTGVGPEHNPSSTSLFSPKKSHMRTLKLSPDLTFAANPFLCDKLCLCQQLVWCSRKQIHRGGCFVPRTCHTGHSLGSEQADSLVAWKESGIKTVLSDPGDETTVLPEHMPWGHTMGWVRDAALPGPLATHCLGDVS